In a single window of the Raphanus sativus cultivar WK10039 chromosome 9, ASM80110v3, whole genome shotgun sequence genome:
- the LOC108836332 gene encoding uncharacterized protein LOC108836332 → MKQGDSTVREYNTLFLKSGMHEKHDEETLAALDVEEGETPSDTNGSTTESDESGNRPKKKARTGEDFLDNVDEEEEDEAEEDDTDADNDSDESLPQPLGGSDDDSDSKDDLQEYKEYLEEHHMTDLESSRESK, encoded by the exons ATGAAGCAAGGAGATTCTACAGTTAGAGAATACAATACATTGTTCCTAAAATCTGGTATGCATGAAAAACACGACGAAGAAACCTTG GCAGCTTTAGATGTTGAAGAAGGTGAGACCCCGTCTGATACCAATGGCTCTACAACAGAATCTGATGAATCGGGGAACCGCCCCAAGAAGAAAGCCCGAACCGGAGAGGATTTCCTTGACAATGTagacgaagaggaagaagatgaggcCGAAGAGGATGACACCGATGCTGATAACGACAGTGACGAGTCTCTTCCGCAGCCGCTCGGAGGGAGTGATGATGACTCCGATAGTAAGGATGATCTTCAAGAATATAAGGAATACCTAGAGGAACACCACATGACCGATTTAGAGTCAAGTCGAGAATCcaagtaa